The nucleotide window TCAGACAATATAAAAGTATACTGATGATGATTAATGGCCCTTTCCTCCATATTAATAcagattttaatttaattgagttaaaaaactttgtcattatactaatacaagCTTCCACAGTACAgccaaacactgttaggctaagtctCCGGTGGAGAATAGGTGAGGACATGGTACGGTAGTGCAAGGACCATAGACAAAACACGAGACAGGGTGCAGAGACGATAAGTataaagacagtaaatacaaaaatatgttaatctgtgtgtgtgtgtgtgtgtgtgtgtgtgtgtgtgtgtgtgtgtgtgtgtaaatgaagagGTAAACAGGaagtttaggagtgtgtgttgAGGTAGATTAGTCTGGTAATATAGGTTATAAATATTGATTATATGTAGATATAGATTTTGTTTATGTATGTGGTCACATGAGTATTCCACACCAGCTAATATCATCCTCCAAACAGTCAGCTTTCAGaagaattataatatttatataatataagaaAGCATTTTATAAATTAAGTGTTTGAAGTCAGTAAGTTTCTGttcttttgttcattttaaagcAAGTCTATTCCTTTCATCTTCAATTTTGTGATATTGCCTGATAAATATGaacttatttaatatttattttatatttaaattgtattattaatatttatttatttattatttgaataaaTCTGTGTCTCAGACGAGAATCAGAGAGGAGGAACCACTCCCTGGCCCGCCACGCTGACATCTTGGCTGCGGTAGAAACACGTCTCTCCCTGCTCAACATGACCTTCATGAAATACGTCGACTCCAATCTCTGCTGCTTCATACCTGGAAAGGTACCTTTCTTCCTCTGTACCTGTTTCCTGCTTCATTCACTGACATTAACTTCTAATTAACATCTAATTAAATGCTCATTGGCACCATTTCTAAGTCTGGTTTTGAGAATATATGGAGCGAGGCCTGTTGTATTGCAAATTTATCAGTGATGGGTTTTAGGGTCATTAGGGGTGGGCGACACAGGCAAAATGTAGTTGTcgatgcagttggtcagtgttctttaggcTGGTGATCTACAGTACTGTGTTTTTAGGCCCCTAATCACATTATTCTaaccccgtctctcagcagtgagggggtttctactgtagaagctccagatctcatcagaacagataaagcaggtgaacatgaatccagtaaaaaggagaaacaagagcttctcattctgaagaaagaaagtagtgagatcttgtcggtgagctagtctgaagaacagagctcggttcctccaggtttctcctggacgccccccagtccagccagcacagcgtggaggatgtgttcaaccccatcagcagcagcagcagcagcagctcacctgatttaccatcattaagccctgatttaccaccaaaccaggtgttgatctgaggagaactctaaataatactagactccatgaggaaaactttgagaggagatgttctaatgatgaacacagtgatggagaaccaccaccacgttctgtaggagtgttattatccGTGTTTTACTAAGGAAATGAACACTTACTgaccagataagcagctttacatGTGAATTTTCATTGGTTCTCAGGCATGCTGAGGGTATCTGTAGAAGATCTGCTCATTACCTCATCTTTGGGTCTTTCTAGTGCCAGACGTGCTACAATTGTACTTTACTGAGAGTAGCCTATTATTGCCATACATTTTCATGACCACCAGAGGGCACACCAACTCAAGCCCTGAAAAACACACTTGCAGGCCACAGTTGACTCCTCAATTATCCATGTTAGGAACATAATGAGAGAATTTTGGTGCTTAATGTAAACATGCTAGAGTAGAAGAAACTGGAGCTCTTTCTCAGGTGATTCTAAATGAGCATGTTTGTAAAGTTCCTGACTCCATCAAAGCCAAATCCTGGATGGTTCATCAGCGTAACCCTGTGTTTCCTGCTGCTCTCAGGTGATAGATGAGATTTACAGAGTGCTACGCTACGTAAACTCCACGCGTGCGCCTCAGAgggctcatgaggtcctgcaGGAGCTCCGGGACATCTCGTCCATGGCCATGGAGTACTTCGATGAGAAGATCGTCCCTATCCTGAAGAAGAAGCTTCCAGGTGCCGACCTGTCTGGCCGTCTCATTGGATCTGCCCCTGGTAAGAGCTGTGCACCTATACCGTTGGCTAATGTTCGCTTAGGGGTGCAGCAGAGGTAGGAGGAACGTGTACGTTGTGAGCACTGgagcacaaacagcttgtctagtccctgtagaaaagcaccgccaatagaataggactctctggagcagatgcacCTTGCAttggggtgtaaagccccccagcattgagctgtggagcaggggaagaACTGTGgtctatggaatgatgatgacttttgggatgggttggggatgatgatgatgatgatgaggtggggtggtcatcatcatcatcatcatcatccaacatcctgactagTAGAAAAGCTAGTAGatagtcttcttctctggacagtagagacagttactccatccaaagcaggataagcttattttaatacccttgatttcagaagaaacaataaatatgcaggtgtcccaatacttttgtccaaatagtgtgtAAATAGCAGTATTAAACTGCTGCCGGTTCTGCCTTCacactaacccccccccccaatgccTCCACCTCTCCTCCTGCAGTGGCTGGGCCATCCACCTCGCTGACCACCATGACTCTGCTGGCCAAGAACACGCCGTCTCGCTCCGAGATGACCAAGGTGCAGCAGCAGGTGAAGGTGAACGGCGCCTCCATGACGGCGCTGCGGCGCGAGATGCAGGAGGTGCGGGTCAAGCAGCtggagcagcagaagcagctgcagGACCAGGAGCAGAAGCTGCTGGAGCAGACGCAGGTGATCGGCGAGCAGAACGCCCGGCTGGCCGAGCTGGAGCACAAGCTGCGCGAACTGATGGAGAGCGCCGTGGGTGCCGCCGGCGATGCCACCCCCTCCAcgtcctcctccacctcttcctcctcctcgtcctcctcctcctcttcgtcCTCCTTGGtcgctgctgccgccgccgctgcaGCAGTAGCGTCCACCTCCTCTGCGGTGGGAAGCCCGGTCAGCTCTGGGGCCGGggtggcagcagcagcggcggcggtgGCGGCAGTGGCAGCAGAGGGCGGCAGCCCGACCCTCAAACGGCCCCGCAAGTGTTTGGACCTGCCGCGCCACTCCAAGCGCCTGCGGAGCAAGAAGTAAACGAGCGTCTTCGGTCCTTTTCGTTTAGTGTTCCTGATTTTATGgccgtttttctttttttggaggTTTGTTTTGTTCGTTTTCGCTTCTCCGATCAGTTTTCTTGGCGCTCGCCCGTGTCCGGCGACGACCCGAGGCGTGGACGATACGGAAAGTGACGGGTATCTGGTTTTGTTTTtcgtttttacacattttagcAACTGCTGCGTCGTCCCATATCATACACTAATCGTCCCGAAGCTCTCGGAGAGCGGCTTTGGGTGGCGCCGCGCCTGCTGTTGTCGTGCCGAGGCGCCTGGCGTTGTACTCGAGGAGAGAAAACGAAGGTCACGGAGGTGATAGTGAAGGCGAGAAGCGCCTGGAGAAGCCGGGCTGTCGCTAAACATCGATTCTACAGCCGAACACATGACGAGCATGATCTTCCCTCCCCTGCAGGACAAACTGCACTTACAGCAAGAGGCGGAACagagcacatatatatatatatatataaatgtatatgtataaactGACTGCAACATTAACATTGTGTAGCCTGTTGCCCTCCCGCCCCCATCAGCATATTAGGTCTGAATCATGTATAGCATGTGTTGTGAACTTTTCTGATAGCTGCCCTGCTTTAAAAAAACGGAGAATGCCTTGGCGTCTCCTGTCTGATAGTTTATGGAAACGTATGTTCTTCAGTAAATCTTCTGAATTTGGATAAATCCCTCAACGTCTTCGATTGTAGGACTTGTTCAGTTGCCCTTCTTGTGTTGTAAGCCCCCCTCTGTTTTCACGCTAAATAGATCGGTCGGTGCAGGAGGAGCGGTTGAAGCCTCGTCCCGCTGGACTCCCATCTTTCTGACCGGTCAATCCTCCGGCGGTTTGCCGTTAGCTGGGGTAGTCCGTGCAGCTCCACCGCTTTCCCAGATGTTCTGCACCGTTAATAACGCAGAGAAACTCCCCGACTCATGTTTGTGATGGTGGAGACTGGAAACTATCCATTAGTATCCagtagctaatgctaatgtggcta belongs to Salminus brasiliensis chromosome 24, fSalBra1.hap2, whole genome shotgun sequence and includes:
- the fbxo28 gene encoding F-box only protein 28; this translates as MAAIVERVEGGGGAVDPDSLSPRLPSPPPDQPHQNNPLLGLPIVAIETILNFLSYDEISLLRLVCKRMDMICQRMLNQGFLRVERYHSLCQKQVKAQLPRRESERRNHSLARHADILAAVETRLSLLNMTFMKYVDSNLCCFIPGKVIDEIYRVLRYVNSTRAPQRAHEVLQELRDISSMAMEYFDEKIVPILKKKLPGADLSGRLIGSAPVAGPSTSLTTMTLLAKNTPSRSEMTKVQQQVKVNGASMTALRREMQEVRVKQLEQQKQLQDQEQKLLEQTQVIGEQNARLAELEHKLRELMESAVGAAGDATPSTSSSTSSSSSSSSSSSSSLVAAAAAAAAVASTSSAVGSPVSSGAGVAAAAAAVAAVAAEGGSPTLKRPRKCLDLPRHSKRLRSKK